In the Natrinema sp. CBA1119 genome, TCAGTTCAACTATACGTGTTATTGAAGCCTCGCTTATAATAATCGGGCCCACTATTCGTCCGTATGGACTGGGCTTTCAGAATTCGAAAAGACGTCCCGTCTTGGGTAATGAAACTCGTACTAGTTGGTTCCATCCTGCTAATCGCTAGTCTCCAGTACTTTGATATCATCTAAATGCGCGTGAATTCCCACGTTTGACACCGATAGGTGGGCAGACCTACTTATCGACGTGTTCACCGTAGAGCTAGGTGAACTCAAGGCCGTGTGAAACGTTCCATGACACCCTCCCGAAGGTGCTTATATCCAGCTAACCGTTCTTATTGAGGCTGAGATACTGTTCCTTTCTGTCCATGATACCGGACATCGTTGATGGGACAATCTCCAGTTCGTCCTCCACCTCACGGTAGGTCGATCCAGTCTCAACCATACGAATTGCTTCGAGTACGGTGTCAAATTCCCCGTCACGATCAGGTACCCATTGTTCTCCCTCGTTATCGAATCGAAATCCGATTGGTGGGCGACCGTGGTCGTACCCTTTGTCCATCCGCTCTTGGACAGCCTCGCGTGCGCGCTCAATTTCTTTTTTCTTAGCTTCGTGCTCGCTAGCTGCTTGGAGAACTTCGACGGCAGCTTGAACTGGATCGGAGAGGTCGAGCTGCCCCTTTTGGAAAGTATGGGCTTCAACATCGTATTCACGGAGATCCAGGATGAGCCTCATCGTTTCGTCGAAGTCGCGTGCGAGACGGCGTTTATCGTTGATAACGATTGCATCAATTTCTCCAGATTGGACACGACTACGGGCCTGTTGATACTCCTCCCTGCTCTCATCCCAACCTGATGTTCTCTCGCCGTCGTCGTAGATCCGTTCGAGGGACATCTCGTGTTGATCAGTGTATTCCCGAATGTGGCGCTTTTGACGCTCAATAGATGTATCTGAGTCCTGTGAGAGTCGAGTGTATCCGATTACCTCAGCCATCGTCTTCACCTCGGGGGTCACCGACCGGAACTGCCCCATACTCAGGGCAGTCAATCCAACCTTGTCCGAATGCGCCGCCCATTCCACTGTCGGGATACCATTCGTGCAGCTCTCCACAGACGTTGCACTCTACTAGCGGTGGATTCTGTTCAAGCGCCTCCTGCTCGATATAGTGATTTCCTTGGTATGAGTCGCAATGTTCGCAGACATTCCCCCAAACCTCTCTCCCCTGGGTCCTACTGTACACCCTTTGGACTAGGTACTCGTCTGTTTCTGCTAGCTGCTCACCTACGTCACTATTCAGATGTCCTTCCTCTGGCCAAACAACGGGTGTCTCCCGTTCACATTTCCAGCACTCGGTATTCCATTCAAGCACGGAAACATCACTCATCGACAACGGTCACCTCCAATGTGTTCCCCGACTTGACTTTCCATTCTAATCGTCGTCCATCCAAGGCCATCGCTTCCGCGATCCCCTTCGGAACAGTGACCTTGTACTGTCCATTCGCCCCCTGACTGACTCTTGTCTTTGGCATCTCTGTATAGGCCTTTAGATAGGCCTATATTTAGTACTAATCCATGTTTTCGAGAAACCGGGGTTTCTCGAACAAAGGCAGCGTGATCAGTGACACAGTTCTTAAAAAGTATCTGCCACTCTGGAGTCTCGATTGCATCTTGTCGCTGTACCAGACCAAATCTACTCGGATAAACGGTGATTTGAGTCGATACAGCGAATTGCCCTACCAAGCAG is a window encoding:
- a CDS encoding recombinase family protein is translated as MAEVIGYTRLSQDSDTSIERQKRHIREYTDQHEMSLERIYDDGERTSGWDESREEYQQARSRVQSGEIDAIVINDKRRLARDFDETMRLILDLREYDVEAHTFQKGQLDLSDPVQAAVEVLQAASEHEAKKKEIERAREAVQERMDKGYDHGRPPIGFRFDNEGEQWVPDRDGEFDTVLEAIRMVETGSTYREVEDELEIVPSTMSGIMDRKEQYLSLNKNG